The genomic DNA ATGGCAATCTGGCAGCTGCAGGAACTGGGGATTCTAGCAGATGCAGGAGAGAGACATACCTGTTGGCATCCTTTGTATATTTTCTATGGTGTTAGACAAACTCATTGTGCAAGGCAATGAGGTAACTGTGTCCAGGCTGTGGACATAGGCCTAGACCTCGCCGGCGAGGCAGAAGATCTCAACCATTCTCCAGAAGTCAGTCAGTATCACAGTAACTCCTAGGAAGTTTATTTTCCCTGCAGTTTGGCAAGAAAACATTTCTGAGCAATCAGGCCCAGGGTCAGATCCCTCTATTTACATTTTAGATTGTTTGTACTTTAAAAAAGATTATGATTTGATCACTGTCACATGGAGCTACTATACCCAATACTTTCTGAATGTCAGAACTGGAAGCTAATGCTGGATCATGTCAGATAAAGGTGTCAGCTCTATGTTGTGTTCTGCCAATATCTGCTGCACATGAAGTGCACGTGTGGGTATTGAAGAACATTACCCTCCTCCCAGTTCGAGGCTGTAGAGGGCTCGGTAGTCTTTTTCTTCTGCATCAAAGGCCCCCCGGCCGAGGGGTGCCCCGTTTGAGACAAGACCATAAAGATCCGTCTTTCATTGATATAATGCCTCAGTTTTAATGCTTCACAGTTGAATAATGGTTAAAATAGTTGCTCACCATTGTTTTCCAAGGATGATCTCAGCTTTATTCCACACATCCAAAAATGTTTTCACTCTGGTTCTCATAATATGTTCCCTGCCTCCTGGATCAAGCAAGAAACTTAATATGACACACCTAATATTGGAAAGCTTGTGAGCTCCTTCTAAAGGCACCTACCTGAACAAGTTCTGGTCCAAAAGCTTACATGTAAGAGCTGCACAATTTGGCAATCAGCTACTCCAGGACTTTGATGTCCCAGGGTAACAAACCAAATGCCTCTAAGTGTCAAGTAAGAGGACAAAGGCCTAGCCTCTGACTATGTTCATCTCCACCAACTCTTTCAAGTAACCATGCCAAACAGTCAGCCATATGTACCTTTACACATGTATCTAATCAAAGACATGGGGGTCATCTCTGTATTCCAATGCAGCAAATCTGTTTATTAATCAAGCATTGTGTAATGTTTGAGAATACACAAGCAAACCACACTGGTTATCATGATTGTAGATTCAGACGTTCCTACTAAAAAAATCCTATGTTTTACCAGTTTGTGGCACAATCTAGGTAGTCTAAATGCTTACACAGCCcaatatttcaatgcagagaTTTAAAATGGTCCTTAGAAAGGTCCAGTTTTCattgtatttataaaatatacataaattagTTAGCTGCATTCCTTGATGATCCAGGAGTCAGTCGGGAATGAAGCAGTGGTGAATTCATCTATTTTCTCCAGGATCATTAGTGATTTTGAAGTCTGTGCAATGGCCTGTTACACACATTTGCAGGAAATCCCATATCCCAATTGTTAAAAAACCTTGTTTTAGAAGTTTAAAGCTTGATGTTAAGCACTTCTGATCACAGTTGTGCTCTGCTTATTGGATTATAGCAGTGtggaaatttctgttacagtctCACCTGAGAGAAGACTGTCCAGAAATCTCCCAATTGTCTTGTGTTCTACATTGACATGTTTTGGAACCTCTTCACCAATCCTTCTGCAAGGTCAGAATCTCTGGCAAAACTTTACAAACCTAAGTTCAGTTTTACCTATAAATTCAAATAGGGCAAACTGAAAGGTGTGAAGCTGAATGATATTCAGTAGACAAAACAACACAGCATTGTTGGCACATTTATATGCTACAAATTACACAGCTTGTCGTAGTTTCAGCACATTTATGATGTTACTGCTGTTTACTGCAACATTCAGTGACTGGGCTTCATTAGAATTTTTACTGCATGCAGTTATGCTAACAGATTTGTGCCCACCCCTGAGGCTTCTATTTACCCCTTTACCCCTGAAGCCCCAAGTTCCTTTCCATGGCTAACAAAGTATTCCAAATCTGGAAATACTTTTGTGAAGGGAGGAGCTGGGCAAGCCGGGTTGAGCCAGTAGTCACAGTCAGGGAGAACCTTCCAGAGCGCAGAAAGGATACACAACTGTGCTTGTGTATGACAGAAACAGCTGGGGAAAACGATGGCGCAGAGATAAACTGTTTGGTATAGAGACAGCACTAGTCAGCTAGCGGAACGCACTAACTAGGGTGTTGCGCTGTAAGTGTTTAAGTATTCAGGAATTTAATGTCTTATTGCTGTCCAGTttaattttgttgctttttttacaTCTATCTCGTGTCATATTAAGTTTGGTAGGCGAGTCCCCTGGTTCACAACTGTACCACGCAAACTCACTACAACCACACAACCACTATGTCCACCAATAGGGAAGGGTCCCACTTGGGGTCAAAAGTACTCCATATAGGAATGgataagaaaggaaaggaatcgATGAGAACAGCCCTGATAAATGGGATCTTTGTCCACAACTTCATCCAGGACAAACACAAATTAGTACAGTGTTTTTCAAGCACATCTGCCATTCTGAgcacccccccccaccatctGCATGGAACATGAGGCACATTCGTAAGTCATACAAGCCCTTCCATAATTTTTGTAATCACATTACAGTAGCACTAACATGCACTagcctgtttcatttttttattagtACTAATACTAAAATGGGacagttgcttacctgtaacggtatttcgttcgagtggtcatctgcgaattacatcaatgggtttcactgcgccctGCGCAGTGCTGCTGCGGAACCTACTCTGGAAGTCACTGGGCAAGAATTAAAcctgcaacatatagaaactttttggcggtaactccgcccacccgttataaggcccctgccttccagctcttttccccagttccgcaatttttccgccaagcaggcgatggaagagcaaataagagcaggacactgaggggatggacgggtggtatttgtatgtattcgcagatgaccactcgaagaaatactgttacaagtaagcaacctgtccttcttcttcgtggtctctgcgaatcatacaaatgggtttagactgacaagcttaggtaagcggcggagggagtgtcctgaaaccaaagctatggtaaaccaagggtatatttattgcaacaataaacaccttgaaccataaaaagagtcagtctttgtaAGTGCACAGAACGGTCAACACAGCAATAACATTGCAGAACCTGAGAAGGGATTAAAAGgtcaacagaatgtaaaacagtggcattatgtacataaatgctgaaacacaaaccatcagtaatgcaatcaatgcaaccctgaaaccaacacagccccctcgaaagctgcgtctcggatagctctggtgtccagcctatagtgctttataaaagtcaatggctgggaccagacagcagtcttacagacatcctccaagggaatacccgacaggaatgcagaggatgctgatactgctcttgtggagtgggaccgaaccctgccagggagaggtttgcccaacagttcatagcagaggtggatggtaccagccacccatttggaaaacctctgcgcagacacggataaccccttcttcggttccgagtagcattggaaaagtctctcggactgactggaggcagcagttctgtccaggtaaaatgccagcGCTCTCCTGAAATCAAGAGAGTACAGgcttcgctccgcatccgaagtcggatTGGAAGtgagagtaggcaacacaatgtcctggcacatgtggaaagcggacacaaccttaggcaagaaagtaatgtctgtccggaggaccaccttgtccttgtgaaacctcaggaagggctggtccctccgcaagacacagagttcgcccgcacggcagGCAGAgatgatggccacaagaaaagtggttttccaagtcagtagtctcaagtccgctgtggccatcggttcaaaaggcttggattggagcgCGGCCAGTACCGCCTCCAAGATCCAAGCCGGGgccggtaccgacacaggagccTCCACTTGTGGCAGACCGAAGGGGATCTGCTTAGGCGGtccgccaactcgttgtcctctcctggaaggtgaatcgcctggaggagcatCTGTCTCTGGACGCACCAGTCCCAAATGCGGAGAGTGATCTCGAGCAGAGTCTTGAatctggtgcctccctgtttgttgatgtaatacatcacggtggtgttgtccgtcctcaggaggaccaccttgctgCGACAGTGGATTCGAATGCCCTCAAGGCCTTTTTGACTGCGAGCACCTCCAAAGCATTGATGTGGAAATGCTTGTCCTGGGccgaccacttgtccttgacaaccaggtcgagcaggtgggcaccccagccttccagggaagcatcggttgtcagtcaattgaggctgaggttgatggaagggcatcccgaCGCAGACGTTGCGGCAGTCCagccaccatctcagggaagcggccaccggtctcggtaccgtgagccacttggacggggggtcctccatcggagagaagactgagaggaaccaggactgcagtGGTCGGAGGCAAAGCCTTGCCCACGGTGTCACGAACGTCGTTGACGCCATGTGGCCCAGAGCTACTTGGACGCccctggctctcacccttctgtgggagatgcaaggcctcaGCGATGCCACCAACGTCTGGAaatggtctggagggagaaaggcggagcatctttcggagtcgagcATGGCTCCGATGAACTTGGCCTGCCTGGTCGGAGTGAAGTGAGACTTCTCTTCGTTGACgaccagtccgagggagtccaaaaggtgcaaggcgaatgagactgcctctcgGAGCTCCTGCTGTGAGTCGGCGGCAAacaaccagtcgtccaggtacgggaagactctgtagcccttctgatgaaggtatgccaccactggcgccatgcacttggtgaagaccctcGGGGCCGTGGCAAGGCcaaaggggaggacgttgtagcGGTACGCAgtggagccgacggcgaaggcgaggaatctcctgtgggactccCGAATTCCGGTGTGGAAGtaagcgtccttcaggtcgaccatcgcgaaccacaggccctggtggagcagaggcagaataaAGGCGAAGGTTACCATTCGGAACTGACGGTACTCTAGGAAGCAGTTCAATTCCCTCAAGCCTAAGATGGGCCTGATGTCTCCATCtgccttcggtaccgtgaagtacctggagaagaaCGCCCTAGAATATAAGTCAGGTGGTAAGGGGGAAATTGCCCCTTTGTCCATCAAAGTGCGCAgttcgtcgagaagggtgcccgAGGGGAAAGTGGATATAAAGGCTCCAGTTGGGGGGacctcttggaactcgagggcgtaacccctgcggacgatgttaaggACCCACGAGTCTGttgttatggaggcccaggtggTAGCAAAAGGCCTCAAGATGTccaaaaaaaagaagggagaagaaacGAAGTGCGCAGCgacccttcaggctctcttcttcccctggtcggtatcctgccggcgggactttcAGTACCGAGGAGGAAAGTTTCggtggccagaggaggaggaagactgagagGGATAACGGCGCCTCTGGGGTCCCTGCTGTTGGGGCTGACGGTCCTGTTGGAAGGTCCCTTGAGACTGACCTTGGGGCTGCCACGGAAGCTGCCTCTTCCTGAAGGGTGAGATGGAGGAGGACGACATcccgtgcttcttcgccgccgccttcatcctgaactttctGTTCAGGCgttcgtcggtctcggcgtggaagaggccaGACCCACCCAGTAGCATGTCCTCGATAGCCGCCCTCACGCTGGAGTTGAGGTCGAAACCCCGAAGCCACGCATGCCGGCGGAGAGCCATCAACGCCGACATGGCCCGTCCAGCACAGTCTGCCATGTTTCTGGAGGCAGTGATGAGCCAGCTgccgatggagtgggcctcatCCCGGATCTCGACGAGACGCCTCTGGACCTTGTCCGGGACATCAGGGACGAGCGGCGAGATCCCCTcaatgagggtctggatgtaggcccccatgcaggcgttgTAGTTGATGGCCTTAACCGCGAGGGCCACAgcagagtaggccttcttggccagaccATCAACCTTCTTCGCCTCTCGATCCACCGGCGAGGTCGCATGCTTGGGAACGAAGCCCTGTTAAGCCCCCTCTACGATCTCCAAGTACGGCTTCGGATGATCGGTCAGCCACGAACAGCTTGAAGGGGCGATCCGGTAGAGGGACTCGATCCTTCGTAACGATCCCACCAGGGAGGTAGAAACATCCCACGACCTGCGGACGATGGTCTTGAGGGACGGCAACAGCGGGATGGAAGGTTGTGTGGGAACTCGACCATGGACGCGGCGCTCCACTGGATCCCGAGCCTGCTCGTCGGGGAAAGAGAGCTCAATGTCCAGGGCCCTGgccatcttgatgatgtgctcgTTGAACGAACGCACATCATCGGTCGGAGAAGACGGCTCAGGGTGGTGCATCCGCTGAGGGGACGCCTGGATGGAAGTGTCATCCTCGCCAGAAGGGTCCCCCACCGGCGACAAAGGCTCCTCATCAGAGTCGGTGCCTGATGAGAGCTGGATGTCAGGCGCCCGAACTCGAGACGCGGGACGCGTCGGGATCTGGAGGGCAGACAACTCTGTCTCGTGACAAGCAGCGGGACGCGACGGAATGTCAGATCTTGACGCCGCCAAATGCGAAGTCTGGGGCTTTTCCCTCCGAGGGGCCACAGGGTGCAGGTTCAGCTGGGTGAACTTGCGGAAGGCGGTCTCCTTTGGCACTGACATGTAATACTTTCCTGTCTCCGAGTCGTAGAACATGTCAGTGCTCTCGTCTACCGGCTCGTCGTCCTCGTCCACAGGCTCGTTCTCTTCCgaatggaaggagagagggggagacTGCTCCCTCAAGGCCCCAACAACCTCCGCATTAAGGTGGGCGAAGTCCATGTCTAGGGTGTCTAGGAGAGGAGCCATATGCGAGGTGGAGGATTCATCCGGATGGGAAGGGACGGAAGCAGGAATGTAAGCCTTCTTGGTTGGGGAGCGAGCCTTCTTTTCTGGAGAGCGAGACTTGTGAGAAAGACACTCCTTCCCCTTCGAGGAAGTTGAAGCCCCACTCTGGCCATGGCTGGATCTGGACTTCTTCGAACCCGAATCCCCCAGAGTCTCCTTGGAGTGCCTCTTCTTCGACGAGCAAGGCGTCTCTCGGTCCTCAAGggggaagaaggggttgtccggCAAGTCGGAGAGGACAACTGCTGCCGCCGTGGAAGGCTTGGATGACCTGCCCTTGTCAACCACGGCCTTCTTTGGAGCCGAAGGCGCCCCCGTCTTGGGCAGCTTGGAGGCATGTCGAGATGACTTCGACTTTGAAGGCGGTACCGGCACAGGCAAGGCTTCCACCTCCGAACGGTCCCTCAGTCGCGAGCCCTCCGGGGACAGCTTCCTCCCGGACTTCGCCCTGGGCTCGGAACCCTCAGCCCCCGAAGATTTCTGGAGGTGCTTGGAGGGCTTCTCGGTGGCACTGGGTTTCTGGGAACCACGGGCCACATTGGTGGTGGAGGAAGATTCTGCCATCAGCGGAGCAGAGACCACACTAGACATGCTGGCCTGGGAAGAGGAGACCGGCGGCGCAGCCGAGGGGGTCAATGACGGACGAGAGCCACCCTCCTGGACCTTCCCCTGTGCGATGGCCGAAGTCAGCCGGGACTCACGATTCTTCCGAGCCTGAGAAGAGAGAGACTTGCAGAGGGAACAAGCCTTCGGGTTGTGATCCTTGCCCAAGCAGAGGAGACAGGAGGAGTGGGGGTCCTGAACGGGCACCTTGCCTCCGCAAACGTCGCACTTCTTAAAGGGTgctggcatccttctgaagtcgtCAAGTTAGAGGGAGAATCCAAAACGAGGTCAACAAGCCGAAAGTCTgaagttaccggggcgggagaaagagaatggtcaagagacggtccgaggtcaaaagtgaaagtgattccaagcaagcaagagCGAGcaaaagttccctgaagcagctagcgcggcggaaaaaaggaactggggaaaagagcgggaaggcaggggccttataacgggtgggcagaGTCCGCCAAAAGTTTCTATTGTTGCAAAGTaatttgcccagtgattccagaagtttctgacagcactgtgcaggcgcagtgaaaccctttgtatgattcgcagagaccgaAGAAGAAACCCTACTTCCCTGCCCCAAATTACTACAGCCATGCTAAGCCCATGGTAGTTCTCAAAAAAGTCGCAGAAGAGCAAAAATAATGCACATAATCTATTTCCATTCAGGCAGCAAAACAATAATGGTGCAGAAGTTACTTGATGTGAGAACTGCACACAGAAGGATTTTTGAATCCAGCAGGGACAGAAAGACAAGGCCAAGAACCCAATGCAGAACATGTAAACTATAAAAATTGAAATCAGAAAAGGGGTTGTCATTCTGTGACTGACCATTGAGTCACCTTTCCAGTGAAACAGAGAATAAAGTAAACTATGTGACTATAATCCCATAGAATTGTTTTTGGGAGTAAGCCTATTTAGGACTCAGTAGCATTCACTTCTGAATAAACAAGATGAGGCTATAAAAACTGGCAAGTCTGACCTGTCTCCATGAAGCCAGTTATGCATGCCCAGGATGTCAGTTGATGGCATCATAACACACAAGTTATGGACACAAATGTGAAACTACTGCTCTGGACTAAAACCATCAGTCATTCCTATGATAGAAAAAGGTTTTAAAGATCAATCAGTTTAATCCTTGAAAGTGGCAATCTCTCTGGGAACAACAAACACCCCAACTATTAACATCCAAACAGGGATTGCAGTGAATTAGTACTTCACCAGCATCTGAGTAGCACCTTGTCAAGAAGGAAGCATCACACTACTTATGTGTACTCTTGCCACCAAGACCACTCACAAGTGTATAATTAGTTCTGTAAAGCACATTTCAGCAGGTGTCCCCAAAGCACATTGCTACAGGAACAGCCAACAAGGGACTAGCAAGTTTCTCTTCCCACCAAAAAGGTACTGAACAAAAGTACAAAATTCTGATCTCATATTGGACTAGATTAGGCAGGTACGGCAGGAGTTAGAGTCGTGGAGTCAGAAGCAATTTTGGGTAGAGTCACAGGCCAGGGTCTAAGCAATAAAATTTAGATTCCACTGGCTATAGTAAATGTAACCttccttgagatccaggctgtttcAGTGTGAGGCTACTTGCCCCTTTCTTAAGCAGACAGCACTGGATTTATCAGgatttgtgtttttttgtggggggctTTTTTGGCATCTCAAAAAACTTTAGTGATATATAGGCAAAATCCGTCAAATGCAGTCCCAATGCAAAAGTTtttcctttgttggaggtaggaAACTcagtgagttcaatcccagtcccttggctccctcttctttaggattcccctgttgcagctaaaatggatctcaagggaagttattttttCTGTCGCTAATGgtgttgaaattttattgcctggattttatgACTCTATGTTTCCCAGAGCCCACAGAGTGAAAgaggatggcatagtggtttgagtgatggattatgactctggagactaggattccatttccaacttggccatgaaacccactgggtgatcttgggcaagtcacactttctcagtctcagggaaaggcaatggcaaacctcctctgaacaactcttgccaagaaaatcctatggtaggtcttagggtcaccaaaagtcagaaactacttgaaggcacacaacaacaacaaacatgggaTATTCCttcagaccatcttaactgacaacaacaaaagcaacttgACAAAacgtaggcctgtgactctaacattatcctttcttcttcttctcctcctatatgattttaacacctttcctTGAtaaagccaatggagcttcaaaaacttgcatcatccattttgtgcatttttttttgaTGGCCCAATAAAGGTGTTGCAGTACTGTGGATTTTGAatgctattgtattttgctgtatgggcAATTCAGAAACCCTAGATTTTCTGCTGttaattaatatatatttgccatttatgaagaaGTCAGCGTTGGACAATAGAAAAATAGAGTTAGAGTCAAAGGTTTGGTATACCAACTCTGCAGCCCTGATGAATAGGGTCTGGCCCCCTACTGGAAACTTGAAAAAATGTagacagttggcccttcatatccatggattctgcattcatgcaTTCAACCNNNNNNNNNNNNNNNNNNNNNNNNNNNNNNNNNNNNNNNNNNNNNNNNNNNNNNNNNNNNNNNNNNNNNNNNNNNNNNNNNNNNNNNNNNNNNNNNNNNNAAACTCATTGCTGGCACTTTACTGGCACCACTCGCAGTGCAGGTTGTTCCTGTACCTACTGCAGTGCTGATCTAACTCCTCTCAAGACTCCGCAAAAGGCTGCAGAGGCTGCCAGGCTGGAAAAGAGCCATTAGATGGCAGCACCAACCCATTTTCTTTTGCCTTCAGGCACAGTTAGGTTTGGGCACTGAATAGGGAGATTATAGTTGAAGGTGTATACTGGCGTCTGACTTGCCAGTAGTCAGCCTTGCAGTATGCAGATTTACCATTAACGAGTGCATGGCAGGTGGAAGTTTATACACAGCAGCTTCTCTCCTTGCAGCATTTAATGCCCAACTACCAAAGCTGCAGAAAACCATTTCGAGTCCATTGTGGACCATTTGAACCCTGCTTCAGTGCTGTGATGCCTGCTAGCATCACCCTGAATGCTGAAACAATTCTCATATTGAGAGTAATTATGAACTTAGGTACTCCTCTATGGTTATATCTCCAAATAGTTTACGGAGCAAAATGTAGCATTTCAGTACTCTCATCTTGTTTTCTTCCCCATCTTTGGGGCATCAGATCTTCCCTTAGATAAGGAAGTTTCCTTTGGGGCAGAGAATATCTGAAACCAGGTGTGGGtgtcatgtggccctccaggtgttgttggattgcaattccaaGCTTTCCTCGCCATTGACTGCTGGGACAGTCCAACAGCTACTGGAGGGCTGTACGATTCTCACCACTGCCTTAAATGTCAAACTCGTCAGCTGTCCACGTGAAGACAGAAGGCAAAAATGTGCTGGAAATAGCCCAGAAGTGACAAGAGATAGCATTGTCCCAGCCAATGGGAATGCAACCCATACTTTGGAACACTGTGAGCTTTGATAGGCTTGAAGGCTAGTAAGGTATCATGGCttcagtgttggaataggactgggaaaccagggtttggcTCTCcagttagccatggaaacccactggatgaccttgggcaagtcacacttcctcagccttagaggacgccatagcaaacatcctctgaataaatcttgctgggAAAACCCTAGGGGTAGGCTTGATATAAGTCAGGCTTTCCTTAAAGGCACTTAAGAACCACAACAAATTAACAGTAAGAGATTCTCAGAAATTAGGAAAGtctgttttttttaactattgctcccagaataccccagccaaTATGGCTGTGCTGTCCAAGGAATTCTTAGTCCATAAAATTAACTTTTTTCAAGCTCTAGATATTCTCAACTGTTT from Sceloporus undulatus isolate JIND9_A2432 ecotype Alabama chromosome 2, SceUnd_v1.1, whole genome shotgun sequence includes the following:
- the LOC121920715 gene encoding uncharacterized protein LOC121920715 translates to MGAYIQTLIEGISPLVPDVPDKVQRRLVEIRDEAHSIGSWLITASRNMADCAGRAMSALMALRRHAWLRGFDLNSSVRAAIEDMLLGGSGLFHAETDERLNRKFRMKAAAKKHGMSSSSISPFRKRQLPWQPQGPVVRDGRPEGRLLPHRNSGVPQEIPRLRRRLHCVPLQRPPLWPCHGPEGLHQVHGASGGIPSSEGLQSLPVPGRLVVCRRLTAGAPRGSLIRLAPFGLPRTGRQRREVSLHSDQAGQVHRSHARLRKMLRLSPSRPFPDVGGIAEALHLPQKGESQGRPSSSGPHGVNDVRDTVGKALPPTTAVLVPLSLLSDGGPPVQVAHGTETGGRFPEMVAGLPQRLRRDALPSTSASID
- the LOC121920714 gene encoding mucin-5AC-like; amino-acid sequence: MPAPFKKCDVCGGKVPVQDPHSSCLLCLGKDHNPKACSLCKSLSSQARKNRESRLTSAIAQGKVQEGGSRPSLTPSAAPPVSSSQASMSSVVSAPLMAESSSTTNVARGSQKPSATEKPSKHLQKSSGAEGSEPRAKSGRKLSPEGSRLRDRSEVEALPVPVPPSKSKSSRHASKLPKTGAPSAPKKAVVDKGRSSKPSTAAAVVLSDLPDNPFFPLEDRETPCSSKKRHSKETLGDSGSKKSRSSHGQSGASTSSKGKECLSHKSRSPEKKARSPTKKAYIPASVPSHPDESSTSHMAPLLDTLDMDFAHLNAEVVGALREQSPPLSFHSEENEPVDEDDEPVDESTDMFYDSETGKYYMSVPKETAFRKFTQLNLHPVAPRREKPQTSHLAASRSDIPSRPAACHETELSALQIPTRPASRVRAPDIQLSSGTDSDEEPLSPVGDPSGEDDTSIQASPQRMHHPEPSSPTDDVRSFNEHIIKMARALDIELSFPDEQARDPVERRVHGRVPTQPSIPLLPSLKTIVRRSWDVSTSLVGSLRRIESLYRIAPSSCSWLTDHPKPYLEIVEGA